In Caloramator sp. E03, the sequence GCAACAGATTTTTATCATCGTTATAAAGAAGATATTGCATACATGGGAGAAATGGGATTTAAGACATTCCGCTTAAGTATGAACTGGGCAAGAATATTTCCAAACGGTGATGATGCAGTGCCTAATGAAGAAGGATTAAAGTTTTACGATAAAGTGTTTGATGAATGTGCAAAATATGGAATAGAGCCTTTAGTAACATTATCCCATTATGAAACACCTCTTAATTTAACAATTAAATATGGAGGCTGGTCAAACAGAAAGTGCATAGATTTTTTTGAAAATTACGCAAAAACGGTTTTTAAATATTACGAAGGAAAAGTAAAATATTGGTTAACATTTAATGAAATTAACTGTATGGAATTTGCTCCATTTATTGCAGGAGGCTTAATGGATCCATCGCCTCAAAATAGAGCTCAGGCATCTCACAATCAGTTTGTTGCAAGTGCTAAAGCAGTAAGAGCGGCTCGTGAAATCAATAGTGAAATAAAAGTAGGACAAATGCTTGCATTTATGCCAATTTATCCATATACTTGCGACCCTTATGATCAATTGCTGGCTATGGAAATAAATCAAAATAATATGTTTTATGCTGATGTTCAAACAGGTGGGTATTATCCAGCATATAGATTAAAAAAATATGAAAGAGAAGGTATTGTACTTGATACGGAAAGAGAAGATTTTGATCTTATTAAAAAGTATACTGCTGATTTCTTAAGTTTTTCATGCTATGGCTCTATTACAGTTACAACACATGATGATGTTGATAAGAGCAGTGGAAATCTAATGATGGGAATTAAAAATCCATATTTAGAAACAAATGCCTGGGGATGGGCAACTGATCCGGCATGCTTAAGAATTGCATTAAATACTCTGTATGATAGATATCGTAAGCCATTATGGATTGTAGAAAATGGAATTGGCTGGGACGACAAAAAGGAAGAAGATGGGAAAATACATGATACTTATCGTATTGATTATTTACGTAAAAATATTAAATCAATGAAAGATGCAGTTACAATTGATGGTGTTGATTTAATGGGATACACAATGTGGGGTTGTATTGATTTAGTTTCTGCAGGAACAGGAGAGATGAAGAAAAGATACGGTTTTGTTTATGTAGATAGAGATGACAAAGGAAATGGAACATTAGAAAGAACAAGAAAGGATAGCTTTTATTGGTACAAAAAAGTAATTGAAACTAATGGAGAAGATTTAGATTAATTATAAAAAATTTATTAGCGTCAATAGTAATAAAACTATTGACGCTATGGTTTTGTTTTATGAATACCACGGGCTATGCCCGTGGTTCTAAAAAGCTTATAGCTATGGGTAGAAAAAATTTTCCTCCTTTGATAGAATAAATGATAACGGTCTGCCAACCGAAATCAAATCAAAGGAGGAAAACAATATGGATAATGAAAGTTTATCACATACCAAATGGAATTGTAAATATCATATTGTATTTGCACCAAAATATAGACGCAAATAATATATGGGAAAATAAAAGAAGACATAGGCAAGATATTAAGAAAATTATGTGAATATAAAGGAGTAGAAATAATAGAAGCAAACGCATGTAAGGATCATATACATATGCTTGTAAGTATACCACCTAAATTAAGCGTAGCACAGTTTATGGGATATTTAAAAGGGAAAAGTTCATTGATGATATTTGATAGACATGCAAATTTAAAATATAAGTATGGGAATAGACAGTTTTGGTGTAAAGGATATTATGTAGATACAGTAGGCAGAAATAAAAAAGTGATAGAAGAGTATATAAAGAATCAATTACAGGAAGACATAGCGTATGATCAAATAAGTTTGAAAGAATATATAGACCCGTTTACGGGTGAGCCGGTGAACAAAGGCAAAAAATAAGCCCCTTTAGGGGCAGCCTGAAAAAAATATGCGGTTGGCAGACAATTCAGCGTGTCTTTAGACACAGCCAGTAATATGCCCTTATAGGGCTAATGCAAACCACCCGTTTTACGGGTGGTCATGATTATTAATGAAACACTTTTGTATAGAGTGGCTTTATGTCAATAAAATTGTTAAATCATAATTCAGAATTTTTAGCTAAATTTTTAATTAGGTAATGATTTTATATTTTGACAAAAAAATAATAATGGAGGAATAAAAATGGCTTTAATTCAAGTTAATTTTTTATCTAAAACATTAATGAGGACTGTTCCCATAAATGTAATATTACCAGTAGATAAGTTATTATTTCCAGGTATGCCAGAGAGAGATGACAAGCCATATAAGACATTATATTTGTTACATGGCATATTTGGAAATTATACTGATTGGGTATCTGGTACAAATATTCAAAGATGGGCACAAGAGAATGACCTTGCTGTTGTAATGCCTTCTGGTGATAATATGTTTTATGTAGATAACCCTAAGATTAGTAGTTACTATGGGGAATTTATAGGAAAGGAATTAGTTGAAATTACAAGAAAGATGTTTCCTCTTTCTAAAAGGAGGGAAGATACTTATATAGCAGGCTTATCAATGGGGGGATATGGTGCTATTAGAAATGGTTTGAAATATCATGATACATTTGGATATATTGCAGGATTATCTTCAGCTTTAATTATTGATGACATTGAAAAAAGAACAGATGATGTTCAATTCTTTTTTGAAAGCCGTTCTTTTGCTGAAGGATGTTTTGGAGATCTTACTAAGGTTAAAAATAGTGATATGAATCCAAAATGGCTTATAAAAAAGCTGGTTGAAGAAAAAGTGGATATTCCTAAAATTTATATGGCCTGTGGAAAAGATGATTTTTTATTTAAAGCAAACCAAGAATTTAAAGATTACTTAGATGAACTTGGTGTTGAGGTTACCTTTGAAGTAGGACCTGGAGGACATGAATGGGATTTTTGGAACAGGTATATTTATAAGGTTTTGCAATGGCTGCCTTTGGAAAAGAATAGTGTTGGTATTGATAGTGGTAATATAGGTATTTAATTTAATAATTTGTTTGAAGAGCAAAGTATAGATTTTTAAAATAAAAAGTAGTGAAGAAAAGCTATTATAAACATTAGCTAGGGAGGCATTTATGAAACTTTTAGTTATAGATGTAGGTGGTACAGCTATTAAATATGCCCTTATGAATGACAGTGCAGAATTTATTGAAAAAGGTACAGTGGCAACACCAAAAGATACAATAGAGCATTTTGTTGAAGTAATTGGTACGATTTATGATAAATACAAAGGGCAAATTGATGGTATTGCTATGAGTATGCCAGGACGTATTGACTCTGATAGGGGATATTTATACACAGGAGGAGCTTTAAGATATAATGATGATAAAGATATTGTTTCAATTCTCAAAAATCGTTGTCCTGTAAATATAACGGTTGAGAACGATGGAAAATGTGCAGCACTGGCAGAAGTTTGGAAAGGCAATCTTATGGATTGCGATGATGCAGTTGTAGTTATTTTAGGTACAGGGGTTGGTGGAGGTGTTATTAAAGACAAGAAACTTCACAAAGGCAAACATTTTATTGCAGGTGAGTTTAGTTTTGTTATTACTGATAATAATCTGCAGGAAGGAAGTTTTTCTAATTGGTGGGGAACGCAGTCTAGTGCTTCAGCACTATGTATGCAAGTAGCCAAAGCAAAAAAAATGAAACCTGAGGATGTAGATGGGTATAAGGTATTTGAGTATGCCAATAGCGGTGATGAAGAAGTACTTAATATACTTGATGATTATTGTTATAAGCTAGCTATCCAGTTATATAACTTACAGTATATCTATGATCCTGAGAAAATAGCGATTGGTGGTGGTATAAGCAAACAGGACATTTTACTTGAATATATTCAAAAAAATATTGACAAGCTTGCTAAGACTTTACCTTTTGTTATGGTAAAACCAAAGGTAGTTAGATGTAAATTTAATAATGATTCAAACTTAATT encodes:
- a CDS encoding glycoside hydrolase family 1 protein: MKGFPKDFLWGGATAANQYEGAWNEGGKGITTADVITSGSHTVPRRVTYKNIKTGETGSMPIFGTGYKFPKDCIPAVIDGEYYPSHVATDFYHRYKEDIAYMGEMGFKTFRLSMNWARIFPNGDDAVPNEEGLKFYDKVFDECAKYGIEPLVTLSHYETPLNLTIKYGGWSNRKCIDFFENYAKTVFKYYEGKVKYWLTFNEINCMEFAPFIAGGLMDPSPQNRAQASHNQFVASAKAVRAAREINSEIKVGQMLAFMPIYPYTCDPYDQLLAMEINQNNMFYADVQTGGYYPAYRLKKYEREGIVLDTEREDFDLIKKYTADFLSFSCYGSITVTTHDDVDKSSGNLMMGIKNPYLETNAWGWATDPACLRIALNTLYDRYRKPLWIVENGIGWDDKKEEDGKIHDTYRIDYLRKNIKSMKDAVTIDGVDLMGYTMWGCIDLVSAGTGEMKKRYGFVYVDRDDKGNGTLERTRKDSFYWYKKVIETNGEDLD
- a CDS encoding alpha/beta hydrolase; the protein is MALIQVNFLSKTLMRTVPINVILPVDKLLFPGMPERDDKPYKTLYLLHGIFGNYTDWVSGTNIQRWAQENDLAVVMPSGDNMFYVDNPKISSYYGEFIGKELVEITRKMFPLSKRREDTYIAGLSMGGYGAIRNGLKYHDTFGYIAGLSSALIIDDIEKRTDDVQFFFESRSFAEGCFGDLTKVKNSDMNPKWLIKKLVEEKVDIPKIYMACGKDDFLFKANQEFKDYLDELGVEVTFEVGPGGHEWDFWNRYIYKVLQWLPLEKNSVGIDSGNIGI
- a CDS encoding ROK family protein, which codes for MKLLVIDVGGTAIKYALMNDSAEFIEKGTVATPKDTIEHFVEVIGTIYDKYKGQIDGIAMSMPGRIDSDRGYLYTGGALRYNDDKDIVSILKNRCPVNITVENDGKCAALAEVWKGNLMDCDDAVVVILGTGVGGGVIKDKKLHKGKHFIAGEFSFVITDNNLQEGSFSNWWGTQSSASALCMQVAKAKKMKPEDVDGYKVFEYANSGDEEVLNILDDYCYKLAIQLYNLQYIYDPEKIAIGGGISKQDILLEYIQKNIDKLAKTLPFVMVKPKVVRCKFNNDSNLIGALYVYITKYMDGENFFTLTVPH